AATTAAACTTATCaatagcaattaaaaataagagaCAGCTTGAGTATTTTAtggtttaaataaatagataaaacTTTTACTATATTTGAAGACAGACAAAAAAGATTGTAAAGCAATTATTGCAAGGGAAtttcaaacacaaacaattctttaatgaaattaaataatttatggcgACTTTTTGTAAAATGTGCAGAACACAAGTTTGTTGGCCACATTCATGCACCTGCGGATGGTTACCTATAAcagattatttaatttattgcattttattgaattatttcgAGTTGGCTACTGAGTGTTTTGTGATGTCGGCTCTGTTTGAGGCTTGCGGACGATGTTTGTGATGTTTATCGCTTGCGACACAACGTAGAACTCAATTATCGCTAATTGAATTCGGCTTTGTTGTGTGGCAAATTGAATCATTTAAGGTAAATCTGCTTTATTATTTGCGCTGTTCCGCTTCTTGTATTCAGTTTtccttactttttttttgtacttttatttatttttttttattgttgcggAATTACTGGGAGAAACTTTAGAGAGGGGAGGGGGGAATGGCAGACGTCAGAGCTGGGAGCTTCAACCGAGTAAAGTGCAAAAGTTGGCTTAACAAAACTTTGTCATGGCTGCagccaaataataaaaatgagcaGCAGTCGCATAAAgtgcagcaaatgcaaaaacttcTGCCACTCGCTggacaaacagcagcagcagcaacgggaACTAACAACTGTCATTGCTACTTGAGCTTAAGTTGAGTATTGGACTCCCCCCCAACTTGaagcaataaacaataaaacactAAATCAAGCGtattctctatatatatatagtatttgtgtctgccacagacagagagatagagaaagagagaaagagtcaACTATGAAAATTGGCACATCAAGCGTTTTAAGCGCAACTCGTTTATCTTGGACGGGGTAAACGATACGCCTGCATTATCCAAGCGACAAGCAATTGAATCGCATTACAAGCCAAATAAATTTCACGGCAACCTCACGAGCAGCTGCTTcgccatcaccatcaccatcagcttcagcttcagcaacAGCTTCCCCCAATAGCTATAGCTTGAGCTTCGCCTCAGCTTCATCTTCTgctcacagctcacagctACGGTTAGatatatagcaaataaattttcctATACTTGTACAAACAATGAGACATTCTTGGGGCTTTCCTCAGTTTGTTTGTCTCCTTGTGCCGCTGGGTAACAAATAGTTTGAgttcaatttcaaatcaattgaGAGGTATACAATTTGCCAGCGTTTTGCGAGACATTTCAATAAGAATTATTTGCCggaaattctacaaaaatataattataatagaaGAAATAGTTTCTACTAGTTCCTCAACTTAACGAATTTGTGGTGAAAGCGATGATTTAGCCAaggaaattataatataagaaaaacTTTTACTTTGATTTAAAGGCAGTACAAATTCGTTTGGCGAAATTGCAACGAAAGCGATTCGTTATCCGAGCAAATATAGTAGACGTTTTTTGGCGAATTTGTtgtgaaaatgaaatgctatcagagcaaatttaaaatgttattataaataaatataagagaAAGTTTTTACTTCTATATATAGACAATGGAAATTTAAGAGCGAATTCGGGGTGAAAGCGATTTGAGATCTAAGAAAATGTTGAGAAATTCGTTTGGCGAATTTTCCAAAACAATTCGTTATCAGAGCAAATATAGTAAACTATATTTAGTGAATTTGTGGTGAAAGTGATTTGCTATTAGAGTAgatttcaaatacaattataaataaatataataaatagtttttactTCCATATAAAAGTTGTCGAAATTTATTTGGTGAATTTGGGATAAAAATGATTTGTTATCTGAACAAATATTGAGAAATTTTGTTAGCGAATTTGTTAAGCAAGcgatttaaaatttaaaatcttcgaaaatgaaattataaactaaACGAATTGTTTCTCCTTAATACACAggcatatataattttaatatagcaTAACAATTCTACAGTTATAAAAAAGGTAGTCGCAATTCTTTCACAATTTGGCAAACTTGTGAAAGGGATTTTATGATCAGTGGACATATTAAATACAAGCGAAGGtgtaaaaattacaattattacattaaaatattatattaaatacaaataaaataaaggtTAGTTGCTCTTTCATACAAAAGATAGTCGCAATTTGTTTGCGACTTGGCGAATTTGCGGCGAAAACGATTTGTTATCAGCGCAGATATTGAGAACAAAGCCAGTTGCATGAAAAGCCAGAGAAGCTTAGGCGGGTGGCAAGTGGGAACTTTGTCGGTGTTGCCTACTTTGCGGCGCATATTCTAATCACTCGAGTCACGCAAATGTCAATGTTGCTGTCAAAGTGTCAATGAAATgttcaatgaaaataaaacgcGCAAGAAATAAGTGGCGAACGATAGATTGGGGTGCGGCCTGACTTtgtgtgtagttgtgtgtgtggcaagtagAAAGCAGAAGCGGCAGCTGAAACAAACTTGTGGCAGAGCCAAAGACTTGCGGAAAGCAACAACTTTGCACAAGTTGCCGCTGGCGGCGTTTGTTATTGAAAATGCGGCTTATATGGAAATGCCGTGGCTAAATATTTTCCTTTCACTCTGctttgcttcgcttcgcttttcttttcttttcgtttctttgCTGTTCCAATGCGTTCtgttcttttttgctttcatgCGCTTCACTTTGCcattttctatttcatttttcttgttttcctgttttcttttttttttcttcttattttgtatttgttttattaataaggCGCAAAAGCGCCAAGCAAGTGCTGCGTCGTTGTACAATAAACTGTCTCTCGATCTATTTAAatgtctgtctctctttctttatgctccttctttctctttttctttatgTTGTGCGTGCGGAAGTTGTTTGGTATGTGGCagtttatttctatttccatttctatttctattcaGTTTTTTGCTTCGCTTGActctcaattaaattttataggCGACGCCGGAGTCTTTGTGCTCCATACCAAGCAACTTGTGCCCCAAAACAAtggacaacaaaaaattaatagagcaaaaaaatgcaaactcaCTTTACTACCCAGCCATTGATAATGAGTTTgcctttttttcttgctttaaaaaaaaaaactattactGTTGCAGAGTGCGTAGAGTTTTAGAACTTTATTCTACAGCTGTTATTTACTATGATGACCacttgtttcttttatttttttgtaagtcATTTGTAATTACAGATTGatgtttgatattttattgtgAACTATGAGTAGGGACTGAAAGCATTTTGTGACGTTGTTATTCCACTCAAATTTAATGTGATTATTTTGAGAAGCTTTTGATAATGATTTgaacatttctattttatattaactCAAACATTATAAAGGGCAATCAAGGGTAAATCACAGTTTTAGTCTATTAACATACTGCGCTTGCTTCTTTTTTATAAGACTCTGGGAATAACAGATTCATATTTactattatattacattttttgtatttcttgttcatgatattaatattttaagagatatttagtataattaaatactgttttcgttattttttgtAAGTGCGATTgctgttaataataataatattaataattgtgaATAATTTGTAATGTTGTCATTTTGattatacttttagtatattaaaatactttgctTGCTTCTTTTTTGTAAGTCTCTGGCAATAACAGATTTTTGATATTGTCATTTGGattatacttttagtatattaaaatactgtgtttgcttaattttcgtaagtattttaaaacgtttagtattttgttcttaaatgtttgaatttgtattttgttgtctcCATTGTTAATGATATCTGAAGTTGGATGGATTGTCATCTAggctaaatttaaattaaagtataattaaatactgaatttctttctttttggtaAATACTTGagttgtcatttttttttttccaattaaTAAGATTTCTATATACCTATATTTGTGTTTGATATCTACCCAAATAGTATTAACAGGAGTTGCTAGCTAAAGAGATAAGCTTTAGCTAGAACCCTAAAAggatcaaatataataaaatactattctCGTATATACGTATCTTTAGTAAATGCTAGTTATCTTGTCTGCTGTATAATCTGCTATTGATTTGACGTTGTTGCTTGCTTCTTCACACTAGCTTATGTTAATTGCCATAAAGacagacaacgacaacgatttTAGTCCTCAACACGTGCCTAGTTttctccctcttcctctccccCTTTAGCTCCTGCTCATTGATAACCTGTGCATGTCTGAAGCGAACACACAGCCGCACACATTTGATAATGCTTAGCAGGAAAACTGACGATGGAAATGTGCCACAATTTATACAGGTAGCGACGCTGCCAAAATTTGACGCCTGATCAATAATATTGGCTGAGCTGCTAGAAACAGTTTGTTCCCCCCCTCCACACCAGAAGCAGCAGGAAGATGTCGAACAAAGAGGAAGAggtgagatagagagagaaagggaaacaGAATTTGCATGCAGCTGAGCTGCGACAGGTAGAATGATGACGAAATTAAAGCAATACAACGTGTAGTCATAGATAtaaatacagatacagatacagatacagatacgaaATAGCTGTAGATACatatacagagagagagacggcaCATTGGGCCAAAGGTAAACGCTTCATTGGCCCCAGGAGTGTGTGtattatatgtgtgtgtgtttctaaaggcgtgtgtgtgtgtgtggtgtatTGGCTGGTTGACTGACTGCAGAATTTGGCAAATTTTGGCAAAATATATTCAGGCACACGTAGGAAATTACAAACGGATGTAAATACATCAATTCCAAATGAAGAGCATGTGCATTCAATAGTATCAAAAGGGCGAGATGGGAGACGTGTGCgacgtgggcgtggcactcaATTCAGAGGGCGCTGAATGCATGACAAACTTGCAACCAAATCAAATAGTTCAATAAACCCaggcaaacaatttaatatgcGTGGACAAACCTTGAACATTTAACATCAAAGTTGTTACTTGTGTGAAATGATGCTGACAAGCATCGATTGCAATTGATTGCAAATGTCTGCCAGACAAAATTAACACATTCACCTTCAATTGGCTATTTGATATTGCAGGTtgtaaaacaaattgaaaccAATCGCCACTTACTACGACTTGGCAACTCTATCTGCCCAGCTTGGCAATTCGACAACTCTGGCAAAACTCTGAAATCCAAGTGCCGGCAATTTGCATGCCAAGTGCTTCTCTCAAGAACTTGCCAGAAATGCTCGAAGGCTATTTGAAAAGgtcttctttttgctttttttcttgtgttgcCTGCaagaattatgaatttattgaCTAAACGAAAGTTCGACAGAAGTAAAAGCCAACTGAGAGACCGTCGAAGATCAATCGAAGCGTAATGCTGCATTTGCCCaagaacaaattttcaattgatttaaagCTTGAGACATTTTTCGCATTAGTTTGAGTTAAATATTGCTAAACATATGAAAACCACATGAcgatttaaatgaaatataattaaaatcaaatatgagAAAAGATTTTACAAttcccacaaaaaaatatatgataatTGCTGAGTCAAAGTTTGATTTGAAGGAAATGTTAAAGATTTTGTCTTATTGATAACTAAACATATTGAGCAACtcaaattaaagaatatttttctttaagaaAAACTGTTATTGATTTgcaagaataaaataaaataaaatgtatgtgAATATTCATTGATATTAGTATAAAGCATATGCAAAGaagcaactaaaaacaaagtgcatcaaataataaatggaaaacgaaatttatattagaaatatttgagtaatttaataatttaataatttatacttaaggaatattttaaagtgccaaagacatttatattaaaattgtatttcgattgaaatgatttaaagcgtcgtatatttttttagaattgatgaaaaatataccatttgatgaaaaatatactgttcaataaaaaatattaaattttatgaaaaatatactaatcaatgaaaaatactatttgtgaaaaatataccatttgataaaaaatatactgttcaaaaaataaactattcaatgaaaaaaatacttttagatgaaaaaataatatttgttgaaaaaaatactgtttgatgaaaaatatatgttgtgatcatcaaatactaaataaaaaatatactatatgatgaaaaatatacaatttagtgaaaaatataccatttgataaaaaatatactgttcaataaaaaatattaaattttctgaaaaatatactaaactatgaaaaataatatttgttgaaaaaatatactattttatgaaaaatatactatattatgaTGACTAATTCTTGAACATTTccaaacattttattgaaatagtaGAACCAATACATTTTAAAGACAAAACTCTACATAGAAATGTTAGTTCACATGCCAAGCAAACCTTCACACACTAAGCGAACTCAAATAGCAGCTGCAGAGCTAAACGCGTATGcaagtttaaattaaaaataatataaataaatggctAGAAAAATAACGCGTAACGTTTTAATTAgtgcaaattaattatgcaaatcgcTGAAGCAACCGAAACGCGTCGCGTTGCGTCTAGAAGTCTCTAGAGGAAGGTGCAAGGTAATCACTTCGATAAATAAaccagagcgagagagtgtaagagagagagagaaagagagagggaaagctCGCTGCATAAGCACACGAGCTCACTTATTTGCacttatttattcatttggaTGGCAATTAaagcatacaaaattaaatataaaaccgTTTGGCTTCATTTCAAGCAGaataaaataacacaaaaactttaatttgtatGAACGCGCCGTCGTCAGTCGGCAGTAGAATTTTTCTTAGTTTCTTTCGCTTGTTTTTTGcctatttgtattttagtttgGCGCTGCTTTTAAATCAAAGTGCGAGCCTGGGATGGCAGCCATAAGTGCATAGCATAGAGCGAAAATGCAGAGGACttggaggcggaggaggagaaggGAAAGAGAAATGGTTCATGGTGCAGTCCATTCCATTtccaactaaataaataaaaagtgaatttttaattaaaagttaagtggcaactcatttaaattaatgttgacTCAAGCGTCATAGCAAAACATTTGGCGAGCAAAGGCGAACGCAGAGCAGAAAAATTCAACTCGCAACGAGGGAGCGAGAGGAAGAAGTGAGTCAGGGGGGGAACTTAGTTCACAGCAGGGCTTACCAAGGAGGCGCACTGCATCCTTGCATCCTAGCATCCACAGTCCCCTCTTTGCGTGGCAGAGGGACAAGCCTTAATAAGCATAATGCACTGCAGAACTCCCCATCCACGAGCCTCGTAATGGAGTCATGCTCATAGAAGTAGCTTGAAAACGCTCGTCATGTAATTAGAACACAATATACTCGTAATACAACCAAGATGACAATGTTGTCGTTGGCAAGCCATTTCAGGGCAATACTCGTTGAAGAATACGATAACGCATAAGCGAGCAATAACATACTAAAGAACGAGTGTAGGAAATGTAACGAGTGTGAGGAAAGGGTCAAGAGCAATGAAAGCGAACGaggagaagaaaaaacaactacaatgAGTTTGTggattaaaatattaaacaacattAATGGGAGCGAgataaagtaaacaaaatcgacaaaaaaagAGAGTAGGAAAAGTAGCGAGTGGAACGAGAGGCAAGGAGTGGAAGAATGTAAAAAATCTAAGACTTTACGGATTTAacaacttaataaaaatagatagataatattataaatataatcgtAAACAACGACAAATATGTGAATAGAACGAGTAGCGGAAAAGACACGAGTGTCAAGAACAAACTGTAAGagagtaaaatattttaatggacGAAAACGAGTGAACAGCTGAAATTAGTTTATGAATACAGACCACAATAAATCGACCTTTTCGAGTTACAACTAAGTCGAGTAATAAGTGCATAAAATCTACCGAGCGTTGCAAGTGAGATAGAATATACATACCATGATAAACTAGATGGAGAAGCACCAATAAGTTTGTAAGTTACAAAATTAAACCATAGAATAAACCATAAACCATGCATAATATTTGCTAAGAAACCGAAGAATTAAAAGAGAGTGCATCATAAAAGAACATTTCATTCTAAGCGACGAGTAACGAGTGGAGAAAATGTAGCGAGTTGAATGCATGACTCAAGTCAgatgaaagaaaaagagagtcAGCAATGTGGTGAGGAATTAAACAGATGCAATATTAATAGTGGTAGAAAAAACataagagagacagagagagtaaaatatagaaataggGCAAACAATatctaaatttaaagtaaCGAGCAAGGCTTAAAAAGAGTAACGGGTAGAACAATAGTAGCCTTTGCAAAAGAAGTCAAAAGTAAATTATGACTAGCTTGAGAGcttataaacatttcaaaactGTAAGGAGAATAATACAATCAGTATAAAAATTCTGTTCTAAAACTAGAattaaagaaacaataaagaaCAATACGCTTAGAGCTAATTGAAGAGGTGAGTAAAAAGCGAACAATGTTGCCTCTTCAATTTTAACTAAGTAGGCGACCCTTTGAACAACAGTTACATTTACAACGCAATTCaaactaaaagtaaattacaaaattattatacaatgGAACCGGCAAGTGATTCCAGCTGCTCAGCAATGCAGGTCGAAGAGACGGAAAGCGAGCAACAGGTGGATGAAGAAATGGACATCGATGAGAATGTCGATGAGCAACCAATGTGTAGTGCAAGCAATCGGGAAAAACCcaagaaatattttacagtGAAGAAATGGAATGCGGTGGCAATGTGGGCGTGGGGTGAGCAATCAAGGAAAAAAAGGATTAAGTGTGTCACAAATCAGCTTATTTCCGTCACTTAGATATCACCGTGGACACTTGCGCCATTTGCCGCAATTCCATTATGGATCTGTGCATCGAATGTCAGGCGGATCCGAATCAAAACACCGAGGAATGCACCGTGGCCTGGGGCGTTTGCAATCACGCCTATCACTTCCATTGCATCTCGCGTTGGCTCAAATCTCGCTCCGTCTGCCCGCTGGACAATCGCGAGTGGGAGTTTCAAAAGCTTGGTCGTTAGTTTGTGTGGTTTATGGGTGGGAAGGGTGGTGGGAGGGCTCAAGTAATAAGAAATCGTTGTGCTGACTCGGCGTTCTGAActttatcattattttgtgTTAATTATGCATCTTTCGCCGGCTGACGGCAAGTCTCTGAAGTGCGGTGAGGCGGTGTGCGGTGTGCGGCTCAATGCCCAATTATCATTTGTGTGCTCGCAACTTTTGCGGCACTTAATAAACGAGCTGGAGAAGAAGGACGATGTGCAAAACTCGAAACTTTATCCGTAGTTTTGAGTGGCAACGGCACCGGCACCGACAACGGGGCGGATTATCAATTTTGCAGCTCGCCTTTCACGATGGCAACCTTTGAACTTGGCGCAATAACTTGGGTCTGAGCCAGGCAACTGCATCTTGAGCTGTGCTCAGTTTTAACAATTAGCTCATCGATTTTATGAAGTGCGCTTTTCGCCGGtttcagctctctctctctctctctctctctctctcagctgTCAATTAACCGTTGTAGTCCTCCGCTCAACGGCacataattaaatagaattacTGTTTAATTGTTGCCCGAATCACATTAACACGCCAGGgcttctctctctcagctGTAGTATCGCCTTGATTGTTTGCCTGTCTGTCAGACGCTTCGCCAGACACACTGAAAAACACACTAAATTATTTTGCGCACAACAAATTGGCAGCCTTCCATTCAACTTGTCTAAAACTGTTCGCAGTCTTCTCCATCCTCTTCTCCCTTGGtaagtttcttttaatttttgcacgaaaattaagtttgttttccattaagttaaataattacaaaattatccAGCACTCAAAGGCtttcgctgtgtgtgtgctgaatgtgtgtgtgtgtttcagtgcgtgtttattttttgggtaGAGTGGCAACTCTGGTGAGACGACATTTAGCACCCTGCCGGAGCGAATTGAGTTGCGTTGAGCTgcgctgagcagcagcagctgcagttttcCGTGTAACTGACAATGATAGCCGCCTGCTTGACTGACTTACTATCAGACCAGGGCTAAAGAAATGCTAAAGGAGTAAGAACTAACTACAGAGAAGATTTATATCTATGATTAAGCGCAACTTTGATTCAAaagtgattttaaaattaccgaaataaatttaaatttttcttacttttagaatttatttaaatcttaaaagtATTTCACAACATATGCATTGTTCCacaaattaactaaataacCTACAGCTTCTGGGATCGTTCCAATAAACAATGTCtattatatctatatattatctattataaaatgatttttgatCAAAGGCAAGACTGTGcgttattattcttaaaatacacctcaaagatattaaaaatataccataaactatatttggtatattgatatagtacaccatatTAAAATgccgtaaaaatactaaaaatctACCAATGGCTTTAATTGATATACtgacataatataaataatataatatatatttatgtatcgcaaaaacaataaaatatttatgtatttattcagTGCTATactcgaaatataccacagagtacaaaatataccatattgtcagccTAAGCAACTAAGACCAACAGTTcccaaacaaaatattttcctaaaaaaatatcaacaaaatttatttgatctCAATTTCCGgaatcataataatatacatatattaatgtatcgcaaaaacaataaaatattggtatatttattcagTGCTATacttgaaatataccacagagtacaaaatataccgtattgTCAGCCTAAGTAACTAAGACCAATAGTTcccaaacaaaataatttcttaaaaaaaaatcaacaaaatttatttgatctCAATTTGcggaatcataaaaattaaaaattattattgttacatCGTTGAATTCAatgacaaaataatataaaagtagttcatttttaaattgttttttttttttaattaatattagtttttcttttatttcttgcCCACTTGTTTGCTTTGCAGCCCTGGTTTTTGCACGCCTGTTGGTTCtgacaaaagttttgcttaaaCGCTGCTTTTGGCCCGAACTAAGGCTCATTATCTTTTCATTcggttttcttattttcatttacgtttatttttattttttttatttgttggcaGTTGTCTGTGCGCTGCGccgtttcttttctttaacGCTTCGCTAatcaaattcaacatttttccgTTTTAATTTGACAATTGGAAAACAGGCTGGCAAGGAGGAAGGGGGAAGAGAGTAGAGAAGCTGCTGAGATGGGGGAAAGATCTGACAACAGCTGTGTGCGTTGTCAATTGGAAAATGATAAAGTGACGCTCGCGTTCGCGTTCGCTTTCGCAACTCTCGAATGCTCgtaatgaaaatggaaattggcATAGGAAGTGAAACAGATAACTGTAAATGGCGTTGACAACCCCAAGGGATGTGATGCTACCTCTCTTTCTGCTccctttcctctctctctcaacgAGTGCTAAGCTTGTtagtttcacatttttttctctctctcttgtacTTGACACTTCTTTAAGCTCTTTCAAGGTGACCTGCAATGCGCTGGCTGGGCCACTAAATGCATTACAATTAGCGCAAATTATCCGTGTCCAGTTGCAACAATTGTCAGGGCGACTTGATTGAATTTACTTTCAGGGCGCGTGACTTGCGACCAACGCGACGTGCATTGTATgccatattacgtatacgcacggTCACCCAAGCATTTAGCACTTGCCCAAAATTAGTTCATTACTTTGCCACACTTTAAATCTCAAACATACTTTTTAGTTGCCTTTTTTTGAAGTGCAAACGAGCCGGCATTTAAAGTTTCGCTTCaagcatattttgttttaattattacgAGCCAGTTTTTTATACCCATGAACCATAAAGTAAAGGGGTATTATTGTTAAGTGCAAATTTATGTGACAGACAGAAGATAACacatggctgctgctgtttaagTTGCTTTGATgcagtatttggtatatttttagtatttttcggtatattgattgcTATGCGACAGATAGAAGTTAAAACAcgcctgctgttgctttagttaacaatctggtatattttgaaagtaatagtacatagatataccaaacatagtattcggtataattttagtattgttcggtataatattttggtatatattgtagGTAGCATGCAGAACCTTCGGTTGTTTTTTAGttgctggtatattttaaacataatagtatattaatataccaaatatagtattcgacaagcttttagtatttgtcggtatattgatttgatatttaaGGTATGTGACAGACAGAagataatttgtttgttttgcttctggtatattttgaatataatagtatattaatataccaagttctgtatttggtatatcagtattttttggtatattatttttttatatttttagaatcaTACCGCTACTATTGACATGGGGTAccgggtatatcacagtcgcGCAAACTttctaaattgtttttttttttgcgtctctcacttggcttttgttataatttatgcatgaCTCTGCTCGCCTTTCATATGTGTCATTCTccatcgctctctctctctctctcgtcttTCCGTTGAGCTGTTGTCAAAGCTTAGCGCACTTATCAGCAGCATTGCAGGCGACTTGCAGCGTGTTGCTCTCTCTCAGATGTCAATATAATTTAggcaaatttatgcaactttatatacaaaatatatctactctctatatagtatagtggtatg
This window of the Drosophila albomicans strain 15112-1751.03 chromosome 2L, ASM965048v2, whole genome shotgun sequence genome carries:
- the LOC117565294 gene encoding RING-box protein 1-like encodes the protein MEPASDSSCSAMQVEETESEQQVDEEMDIDENVDEQPMCSASNREKPKKYFTVKKWNAVAMWAWDITVDTCAICRNSIMDLCIECQADPNQNTEECTVAWGVCNHAYHFHCISRWLKSRSVCPLDNREWEFQKLGR